From one Brachypodium distachyon strain Bd21 chromosome 4, Brachypodium_distachyon_v3.0, whole genome shotgun sequence genomic stretch:
- the LOC100846023 gene encoding heptahelical transmembrane protein 4, with the protein MGERMSSEEEPMASSPTSFRATNKKKEKKKCELIGYEALPEWLKDNEFIHGYYRCEWPMKETILSVFSVHNETLNVWSHLMGFLLFLCLTVLTAAVIPRDGSGSSDRFDDASSVRSYWGDLMAVANVTGALRHEAACSLLLTPAAAELCGDEEKIPTSCPTNASSSLPHSQAMIQEASGGPQRAAAADVVFITADPNPITRWPLFAYLGGAMACLLTSSVCHLFLCHSERAAYLTLRLDYAGIAALIVTSFYPVVYYSFLCHPALRTLYIISITLLGAAAAAASLAPAFQAPALRPLRAALFASMGASGLVPVAHKLVLYGRRREEAVVTAGYEALMGALYGLGAVVYAARVPERWFPGRFDLVGHSHQLFHLFVVAGAYAHYRGGVEYLRWRDADKC; encoded by the exons ATGGGTGAGAGAATGAGCTCCGAGGAGGAACCAATGGCTTCTTCTCCTACCTCTTTCCGTGCCaccaacaaaaagaaagagaagaagaagtgcgAGCTGATCGGCTACGAGGCCTTGCCGGAGTGGCTCAAGGACAACGAGTTCATCCATGGCTACTACCGCTGCGAGTGGCCCATGAAGGAGACCATCCTCAGCGTCTTCTCCGTCCACAACGAGACCCTCAACGTCTGGTC GCATTTGATGGGATTCCTGCTGTTCCTGTGCCTGACGGTCCTCACGGCAGCGGTGATCCCAAgggacggcagcggcagcagcgacAGGTTTGATGATGCTTCATCAGTGAGGAGCTACTGGGGAGATCTGATGGCGGTGGCCAACGTGACAGGGGCCTTGAGGCATGAAGCAGCCTGCAGCCTCCTGCTCACTCCAGCTGCTGCAGAGTTGTGTGGAGACGAGGAGAAGATCCCAACCAGCTGCCCGACCAACGCATCCTCCTCACTCCCTCACAGTCAAGCCATGATCCAG GAGGCCAGCGGCGGCCCACAacgagctgccgccgccgacgtcgtcTTCATCACCGCCGACCCAAACCCAATCACGCGGTGGCCGCTGTTCGCGTACCTGGGCGGCGCCATGGCGTGCCTGCTAACCAGCAGCGTCTGCCACCTCTTCCTGTGCCACTCGGAGCGGGCGGCGTACCTGACGCTCCGCCTCGACTACGCCGGCATCGCGGCGCTCATCGTCACCTCCTTCTACCCGGTCGTCTACTACTCCTTCCTCTGCCACCCGGCGCTCCGCACGCTCTACATCATCTCCATCACCttgctcggcgccgccgccgccgccgcgtcgctggcgccggcgttccaggcgccggcgctccgCCCGCTCCGCGCCGCGCTCTTCGCCTCCATGGGCGCGTCCGGGCTCGTCCCCGTCGCGCACAAGCTCGTGCTCTatgggcggaggagggaggaggccgtGGTGACGGCGGGGTATGAGGCGCTCATGGGCGCGCTCTACGGGCTCGGCGCCGTTGTGTATGCCGCCCGGGTGCCCGAGCGGTGGTTCCCTGGGAGGTTTGATCTCGTTGGGCATAGTCATCAGCTGTTCCATCTCTTTGTTGTGGCTGGTGCCTACGCGCATTACCGGGGTGGAGTTGAGTATCTCCGGTGGAGGGACGCCGACAAGTGCTAG
- the LOC100824931 gene encoding putative disease resistance protein RGA3 yields the protein MAEAAAAAALAKGAALFVGKTGAGAAITYLVKTALGRLSAEDEDLRGRLTAKLPAIEAVFCAADQPRVREDNFLGPWLWQFRAAMQEAEDALDELEFLDLEKEARNLRAKEAKDWSVRMSSRLPSIGAGLRRSLNTARGGGTTKGRLKDALKRLDSVLDDVEKFVATMGLRLHPSSSDDQGYVQDLASRRETTRELTTVAFGRKSEKDAIVEWLGIQAMQARDYELSVCAIVGVGGMGKTTLAQLVCQDREVKDHFGDMIIWVHVSKRFDPKVLVRTILGSINRDKASAEALDPLQSDLTKELLTKRFLLVLDDAWEDTLHERWEQFLAPLRNSAPMGGRILLTTRKGSVADAVKRQMPAGYKCMELRGLDQQDTLKLFNHHAFGSSTQNDNSEIRLIGEQIARRLWGCPFLAKVIGQQLRDNTDCQKWKNILNQDIHQFDEIAPRIIEMLRLSYEDLTYEVQLCFRYCSIFPPHYKFKMEAVIEMWVSSGLILRRENGLKNREDIAREHFNILTRKSFFSLLPRELNADPSEDYYVMHDLIYELACSVSTDECSRFQTVNNNTNILPEVRHLYIEGVNSQSINIISQSKYLRTLIISSEESSIQKELLHDLRNAIKGRTSLRLLKLCGNAFTGMNNAISELKHLRYISMSVTKESNLCNLFKLCHLEVLQILKIEKEEKESPIDISSLRHLQKLHLPKNSLSRIPYIGRLTTLRELNGFSVRKIDGHKITELRDLRMIQKIIVLDVQNVSDDTEASLAELDKKTDMKVLSFGWSDVARTDDQILNKLIPNSNLKHLIISGYGGIKPPMWMEIPYLSNLVHLKLDGCLEWDNLPSLGRLFTLRHVFLENLPKLKYIVRSFYGSDAYSYRGKWMKGSGPEGLPPHLITFVVKDCPELLELPDLPFSLRHLGIDAVGISNLPNMCHHKGSKGVSTIDPQLSILHIESCDLLISLDGCFLQEEHYKALSVLKLFCCHELRSLPVAADFERIYKLESVEIVRCNSLSSLGGLGALSVLKSLKIEKCGNLVTSSSSRPLPASVESTNLKLDMLAIDDHLLLLLIPLRNLCLTKRLIISGRSTMAELPGEWLLQNSDHLEHIEISNAELLKSLPLKMNDLHALRSFSVHNTHILQSFPSMPPNLWVLTIHGCCLELKENCQVGGSEWSKISRIPICRISPRVNERQ from the exons ATGGCggaagcagccgccgccgccgcgctcgccaaGGGCGCTGCCCTTTTCGTGGGGAAGACAGGCGCAGGTGCGGCGATCACCTATCTCGTGAAGACCGCCCTGGGCCGCCTCTCCGCGGAGGACGAAGACCTGCGCGGGAGGCTGACGGCGAAGCTGCCGGCCATCGAGGCCGTCTTCTGCGCCGCAGATCAGCCGCGGGTCCGGGAGGACAATTTCCTGGGCCCGTGGCTGTGGCAGTTCCGGGCCGCTATGCAGGAGGCGGAGGACGCGCTGGACGAGCTGGAGTTCCTGGATCTGGAGAAGGAGGCCCGGAACCTGAGAGCCAAGGAGGCCAAGGATTGGAGCGTGAGGATGTCCTCCCGCCTCCCTAGCATCGGCGCTGGGTTGCGACGGTCTCTCAACAccgctcgcggcggcggcaccaccAAGGGTCGGCTGAAGGATGCTCTCAAGAGGCTGGATTCAGTCCTTGACGATGTTGAGAAATTCGTCGCCACCATGGGGCTTCGTCTCCATCCTTCTTCCTCTGATGATCAAGGGTATGTCCAAGATCTGGCCAGCAGGCGCGAGACCACGAGGGAGCTAACAACGGTTGCTTTTGGGCGGAAGAGCGAAAAGGACGCCATAGTCGAATGGCTCGGCATTCAAGCTATGCAGGCCAGAGATTATGAATTGTCGGTGTGCGCAATAGTCGGCGTTGGAGGTATGGGGAAAACAACCCTTGCCCAGCTTGTCTGCCAAGATAGGGAAGTTAAGGACCATTTTGGTGACATGATTATCTGGGTGCATGTCTCTAAGCGCTTTGATCCGAAAGTGCTGGTGCGGACGATCTTGGGATCAATCAACCGAGACAAAGCTAGTGCCGAGGCCTTGGACCCTCTGCAATCAGATCTTACTAAAGAGTTGCTGACTAAAAGGTTTCTGCTGGTTTTGGATGATGCATGGGAGGACACGCTACATGAGAGATGGGAACAATTTTTAGCTCCACTCAGAAATAGTGCCCCAATGGGAGGCAGGATCTTGCTCACAACCCGAAAGGGATCTGTGGCTGATGCAGTTAAACGCCAGATGCCAGCTGGATATAAATGTATGGAACTGAGGGGTTTAGATCAGCAAGACACTCTAAAGCTCTTCAATCATCATGCGTTCGGTAGCTCGACTCAGAATGATAATTCAGAGATCCGATTGATTGGTGAACAGATTGCTAGAAGGCTCTGGGGTTGTCCTTTTTTAGCAAAAGTAATTGGTCAGCAACTGAGGGACAATACAGATTgtcaaaaatggaaaaacatCTTAAACCAAGATATCCACCAGTTTGATGAAATTGCACCTAGAATTATAGAGATGCTCAGGTTGAGCTACGAAGACCTGACTTATGAGGTGCAGCTTTGTTTTCGATACTGCAGCATATTTCCTCCACATTACAAGTTCAAGATGGAAGCAGTGATCGAGATGTGGGTGAGTTCAGGTTTAATTTTGCGAAGGGAAAATGGTCTGAAGAACCGGGAGGATATTGCTAGAGAGCACTTCAATATTCTGACACGAAAATCATTCTTTTCATTGTTACCCAGAGAACTGAATGCTGATCCTTCTGAAGATTACTATGTCATGCATGACTTGATTTATGAATTGGCCTGTTCTGTTTCAACTGATGAATGTTCAAGGTTTCAAACTGTCAACAACAACACCAACATACTTCCTGAAGTGCGTCACTTGTACATTGAAGGTGTAAATTCTCAAAGTATTAACATCATTTCACAGTCCAAGTACCTACGTACTCTTATCATATCAAGTGAGGAAAGCTCCATTCAGAAAGAACTTCTGCATGATCTTAGGAATGCCATAAAAGGCAGAACAAGTTTGCGGCTCCTAAAGTTATGTGGAAATGCTTTTACTGGGATGAACAATGCTATCTCTGAACTGAAGCACCTGAGGTACATCTCTATGTCGGTTACCAAGGAATCCAATCTCTGCAACTTGTTTAAGCTATGTCACTTGGAGGTCCTTCAAATCCTGAAGatagagaaagaagaaaaagagagccCCATTGATATAAGTAGCCTACGTCACTTGCAGAAACTGCATCTTCCTAAAAATTCTTTGTCGAGGATACCCTACATTGGAAGATTGACTACTCTTCGAGAATTGAACGGGTTCAGTGTGAGAAAAATAGACGGCCACAAAATAACCGAGTTGAGGGATTTAAGGATGATCCAGAAAATTATTGTGCTTGATGTCCAAAATGTTAGCGATGACACAGAAGCTTCTTTGGCTGAATTGGATAAGAAGACGGATATGAAGGTATTGTCTTTTGGATGGTCCGATGTAGCTAGAACTGATGATCAGATCCTTAATAAGCTTATTCCTAACAGCAATCTCAAGCATCTGATTATTTCTGGATACGGCGGCATTAAACCTCCAATGTGGATGGAAATTCCGTACCTTTCTAATTTAGTACATCTGAAGCTTGATGGATGTTTGGAATGGGACAATCTCCCTTCTCTTGGCAGGTTATTTACTCTGAGGCATGTCTTTCTGGAGAACCTCCCAAAACTGAAATATATTGTTAGGTCATTCTATGGCTCCGATGCTTACAGTTATAGGGGAAAATGGATGAAAGGATCTGGTCCTGAGGGATTGCCTCCTCATCTAATTACATTTGTTGTGAAAGATTGCCCAGAGCTGTTAGAGCTACCTGATCTGCCCTTCAGTCTGCGGCATTTGGGGATAGATGCAGTTGGAATCTCTAATCTGCCAAACATGTGTCATCACAAGGGATCAAAAGGTGTTTCCACAATCGATCCACAGCTTTCTATTCTGCATATAGAGTCGTGTGATCTTTTGATTTCTCTAGATGGGTGTTTCTTACAAGAGGAACACTACAAAGCTCTCAGCGTACTAAAACTTTTCTGTTGCCATGAACTGAGGTCCCTTCCGGTTGCAGCAGATTTCGAACGAATATATAAATTGGAGAGTGTTGAAATTGTTCGATGTAATAGCCTGTCATCTCTGGGTGGTCTAGGAGCTCTTTCTGTTCTTAAATCACTGAAAATAGAGAAGTGTGGTAATCTGGTTACTAGTTCATCATCAAGGCCCCTACCAGCATCTGTAGAAAGTACCAACCTAAAGCTTGACATGCTTGCAATTGATGACCATCTGCTACTTCTTTTGATTCCATTAAGGAACCTATGCCTCACTAAAAGGCTTATAATATCAGGCAGGTCTACAATGGCCGAGTTGCCTGGGGAATGGTTGCTGCAGAACAGTGATCACCTAGAGCACATAGAAATAAGCAATGCAGAACTGCTGAAATCTCTGCCTTTGAAGATGAACGATTTGCACGCCCTTCGGAGTTTTTCTGTACATAACACTCACATCCTTCAATCTTTCCCATCCATGCCACCGAACCTATGGGTCCTTACCATCCATGGTTGCTGCCTTGAGTTGAAAGAAAATTGCCAGGTCGGTGGTTCTGAGTGGTCAAAGATAAGTCGGATCCCTATTTGTCGCATATCTCCAAGAGTAAATGAAAG ACAATGA
- the LOC100845717 gene encoding putative disease resistance protein RGA4, whose product MEEEHLNLGKSTVAQAILLLDKAFSYLGGRSGYSEEEKAKLSQDLHTIHRGYGEKPLPRCPGPKVWHFRRLVEYVEDAIDDIEYKYLSHRLEEEVRHPISKFVKTKIFNKVARVAVRSSNLQQLRSAIRALDYFASGYAENIALDSSGASQQPSLQRQRATGDVFGRDKEKEQIVHWVTQVASSSPISCFAIVGMAGMGKTALAQLVHEDSRVSVNFDYVVWVPQAVDLGAEAITTEILRSIGFPARSRIDSMQYYLAEKLRGKKILLILDDVWEDESTEKWANLVSPLRSAMRGSKILLTTRMQSVADMAADVVGGEAEFLTLDELDEHSNFLLFKSELTPHIKFEDHADLLLVGEQIAQKFGGCPILTLAITSQLKDNILASYWRTILHEEMHNITGMHGILMRGILQVLQLSYDRLPRQLKACFKYCGIFPNGYRFSKEELVNMWVCSGLIPFVSSKPGDIGLPFASPKPGDSGFPRTENFSLPNPEDVGQQCFRVLTRKSFFCRVLGRDPSNGDQKEYYVLHRIMHYFAEFVSQGECARINGYFRNYFMESSIRLEIQHLSIDHFSNITEHNIKYLIGTFWRLRTLIIRSETCLDQQTEVLLEKWLGKLAGLRLLYLDVPSLSHALVGVSNLTQLRYLFLFSCDGYHIQKAFKLYHLQVFKLNYLTGKEAGFHGIYNLHSLRCLHVPDNMLSNIHDVGRLTSLQELRGFDVMEIGGHRLNALSNLTKLEKLSLKNLQNVRNSEEAMEVKLKEKQCIRFLSLSWNKYSNDPENLSSRVLDSLEPNKEIQHLHINGYNGVLLPQWIEKSLPINLVLLELEYCMKWKTLPSLKDLNSLKYLKLEHLSQLEYIGEEEHFGTSESEDALLPPFLNTLIVRSCPSLKNLPAIPCTLEQLIIKHVGLEVLPRMHQRYTGSLTFDNWESASASSVKSDLAFLHIESCARLTTLDEGFLKQQEHLQSLATLIIRHCQRLCHLPKKGFTELPRLNILEMVGCPILRDAKTEGSVLPVSLTNLDINPCGDIEVSVLMSLQNLTFLRRLSLFSCSNLEKLPSENVFATLNNLYDVSIARCKNLLSLGALGIVATLRVLSILCCDKLHFSYSQQAGCSFKLLKLEIDRQALLLVEPIKSLRYIEELQICDDNAMKSLPGEWLLQNAVSLHSIEIGVAESLCSLPSQMIYLESLQSLHIERAPLIQSLPQMPMSLRKLTIWGCDRMFLKRYEKDVGLDWGRIAHIPDVDMKAYSEGMSCGGDQTQEFNNSTSNPCCEFVVVD is encoded by the exons ATGGAGGAAGAGCATCTGAACCTAGGGAAATCGACTGTAGCGCAAGCCATCTTGTTGCTGGACAAGGCCTTCTCCTACTTGGGTGGCCGGTCTGGCTacagcgaggaggagaaggcaaaGCTGTCGCAGGATCTCCATACTATCCACCGAGGGTATGGGGAAAAGCCTTTGCCACGATGTCCGGGTCCAAAGGTATGGCACTTCAGAAGATTAGTTGAATATGTCGAGGATGCCATCGACGATATCGAGTACAAATATTTGAGCCACCGATTGGAGGAAGAGGTTCGTCATCCCATCTCCAAGTTTGTCAAGACAAAGATTTTCAACAAAGTTGCAAGAGTTGCTGTTCGGAGCAGCAACTTGCAACAGCTAAGGAGCGCCATCAGGGCTTTAGATTATTTTGCATCAGGATATGCAGAGAATATAGCTTTGGATTCTTCCGGTGCATCTCAGCAGCCCAGTCTCCAGAGACAGAGAGCCACAGGGGATGTGTTTGGCCGGGACAAGGAGAAAGAACAAATAGTACATTGGGTGACTCAAGTTGCTAGCTCAAGTCCTATCTCATGTTTTGCAATAGTAGGTATGGCTGGAATGGGGAAAACTGCACTTGCTCAACTCGTTCATGAAGATTCGAGAGTCTCAGTGAATTTTGACTATGTTGTCTGGGTGCCACAGGCTGTTGATCTTGGAGCAGAAGCAATAACAACTGAAATATTGAGGTCGATTGGTTTTCCTGCTCGTTCTAGAATCGACTCTATGCAATATTATCTTGCAGAAAAACTCAGAGGTAAGAAGATCTTGCTCATTCTAGATGATGTCTGGGAAGATGAGAGCACAGAAAAATGGGCGAATTTGGTATCTCCACTAAGATCTGCTATGAGAGGAAGCAAAATCCTGCTGACCACTAGAATGCAATCAGTAGCAGATATGGCTGCTGATGTAGTAGGAGGCGAGGCTGAGTTTTTGACACTGGATGAATTAGATGAACACAGCAATTTCTTACTCTTCAAAAGCGAATTAACTCCTCACATAAAGTTTGAAGATCATGCCGACCTTCTCTTGGTTGGCGAACAAATAGCACAAAAATTTGGAGGATGCCCCATCCTTACATTAGCTATCACTTCACAGTTGAAGGACAACATACTTGCAAGTTATTGGCGCACAATATTGCATGAAGAAATGCACAATATCACTGGAATGCATGGCATTCTAATGCGTGGCATTCTTCAAGTTCTCCAATTGAGCTATGATCGCCTGCCTAGACAACTGAAAGCTTGCTTTAAGTACTGTGGTATATTTCCAAACGGATACAGATTTAGCAAGGAAGAACTGGTAAACATGTGGGTGTGTTCTGGATTAATACCTTTTGTTTCATCAAAACCAGGGGATATTGGCTTACCTTTCGCCTCACCAAAGCCAGGGGATTCTGGCTTCCCCAGAACAGAAAATTTCAGCCTACCGAACCCAGAGGATGTCGGGCAACAGTGCTTTCGTGTATTGACAAGAAAGTCATTCTTTTGCCGTGTGTTAGGAAGAGATCCTTCTAATGGAGATCAGAAAGAATATTATGTTTTACACAGAATAATGCATTATTTTGCAGAATTTGTCTCTCAAGGTGAATGTGCAAGAATTAATGGTTATTTCAGAAACTATTTTATGGAATCTAGTATCAGGCTGGAAATCCAGCACCTGTCTATTGATCATTTTAGCAATATCACTGAACACAACATAAAGTATTTGATCGGAACATTTTGGAGATTAAGGACACTTATCATACGAAGTGAGACTTGTCTTGATCAACAGACTGAAGTTTTACTTGAGAAATGGCTGGGGAAGTTAGCAGGATTGCGTCTACTTTACTTGGATGTGCCATCCCTTTCTCATGCACTTGTTGGAGTATCCAATCTAACTCAGCTCCGTTATCTATTTTTGTTCTCATGTGATGGGTATCATATTCAAAAAGCCTTTAAACTATATCACTTGCAAGTGTTCAAGCTAAATTACTTGACTGGAAAAGAAGCAGGCTTCCATGGCATATACAACTTGCATTCCCTTCGTTGTTTACATGTTCCTGACAACATGCTATCTAATATCCATGATGTTGGAAGGTTAACCTCACTTCAGGAGCTACGTGGTTTCGATGTAATGGAAATTGGTGGTCACAGATTGAATGCATTGAGTAATTTAACAAAGCTTGAGAAGCTCAGCCTCAAAAATCTTCAAAATGTCAGGAATTCCGAAGAAGCTATGGAGGTCAaattaaaggaaaaacaatGCATAAGGTTTTTGTCCTTATCGTGGAACAAGTACAGTAATGATCCAGAGAATTTATCTTCTCGAGTCCTAGATAGTCTTGAACCAAACAAGGAAATTCAGCATTTGCATATAAATGGATACAATGGAGTCCTACTTCCACAGTGGATTGAGAAATCGCTGCCCATCAATTTGGTGTTGCTAGAGCTCGAGTATTGCATGAAATGGAAGACCCTGCCCTCACTTAAGGACCTAAATTCACTGAAGTATCTAAAGTTGGAGCATCTTTCTCAGTTAGAATATATAGGTGAAGAGGAGCATTTTGGGACCAGCGAATCAGAAGATGCTCTTTTACCTCCATTTCTTAACACTCTGATAGTTCGAAGCTGCCCTAGCCTGAAGAACCTTCCTGCCATACCTTGTACACTCGAGCAGTTAATCATAAAGCATGTAGGCCTGGAAGTTCTCCCGAGAATGCATCAGAGGTATACTGGTAGTCTAACATTTGATAATTGGGAATCAGCATCAGCATCGTCAGTAAAATCAGATCTTGCTTTTTTGCACATTGAAAGTTGCGCACGTTTGACTACTCTGGATGAAGGCTTCCTAAAGCAGCAGGAACATCTTCAGTCCCTTGCAACATTGATTATAAGGCATTGCCAAAGGCTATGCCATCTGCCAAAAAAGGGTTTCACGGAACTGCCTCGCCTGAATATCCTAGAGATGGTTGGATGCCCAATCCTAAGAGATGCCAAGACTGAAGGCAGTGTACTACCTGTGTCACTCACGAACTTGGATATAAATCCATGTGGTGATATTGAAGTTTCAGTTCTCATGTCACTGCAAAACCTCACCTTTCTCCGAAGGTTATCACTGTTCAGTTGCAGTAATTTAGAGAAACTTCCATCAGAGAATGTGTTTGCGACTCTGAACAATCTCTATGACGTGTCAATAGCCAGATGCAAAAACTTGTTGTCCTTGGGTGCGCTTGGAATTGTTGCCACGCTGAGAGTGCTGTCAATACTATGCTGTGACAAGCTCCATTTTTCATACTCACAACAGGCTGGCTGCTCCTTTAAGCTACTAAAGCTTGAAATTGACCGTCAAGCCTTGTTGCTGGTGGAGCCAATAAAGAGCCTCAGATATATTGAAGAGCTGCAGATATGTGATGACAATGCAATGAAGTCCTTGCCTGGGGAATGGTTGCTACAGAATGCTGTTTCCCTCCATTCAATTGAAATTGGAGTTGCTGAGTCCCTATGCTCCCTGCCATCCCAGATGATATATCTTGAATCGCTACAAAGTTTGCATATAGAAAGAGCCCCTCTGATTCAATCACTCCCACAAATGCCCATGTCACTCAGAAAGCTGACAATCTGGGGTTGTGATAGAATGTTTCTGAAGCGCTACGAAAAGGATGTTGGTCTTGACTGGGGCAGAATTGCTCACATTCCGGATGTGGATATGAAGGCCTATTCTGAAG GCATGAGCTGCGGTGGTGATCAGACTCAAGAGTTCAACAACAGCACCAGTAATCCTTGCTGCGAATTTGTTGTCGTAGACTGA